A genomic window from Agrobacterium tumefaciens includes:
- a CDS encoding cytochrome b/b6 domain-containing protein, producing MSANASNDNVEYPRTIFIRRHSVVTRVTHWLNVLCLSFLLLSGLQIFNAHPELYWGHYGANGDPAVLTIGSDDGGRQPRGFVRVAGLKIPTTGVLGVSQADGEQVSRAFPSWATIPSFQDLAAGRRWHFFFAWLLVINGIVYLGFSVLSGHFRKDLAPKPHEISPRHLGREILDHARLRFPEGEEARHYNALQKLTYLTVIVVLLPLMVLTGLTMSPGVDAALPALIEIFGGRQSARTIHFITASALVIFVVVHVAMVVLSGTWNNIRSMITGRYAIQEKGPKS from the coding sequence ATGAGCGCAAACGCTTCCAACGACAATGTTGAATATCCACGGACGATCTTTATCCGCCGGCACTCGGTTGTGACCCGTGTCACGCACTGGCTGAACGTGCTTTGCCTGAGTTTCCTTCTTTTGAGCGGGCTGCAGATCTTCAACGCCCACCCAGAGCTTTATTGGGGTCATTATGGCGCGAACGGCGATCCCGCCGTTCTGACAATAGGCTCCGATGACGGCGGCCGTCAGCCGCGCGGTTTCGTACGTGTTGCCGGGTTGAAGATCCCCACGACGGGCGTGCTTGGCGTTTCTCAGGCTGATGGCGAACAGGTCTCACGCGCTTTTCCCTCCTGGGCAACCATCCCTTCATTCCAGGATCTTGCCGCCGGACGTCGCTGGCATTTCTTCTTCGCCTGGCTGCTTGTGATCAACGGCATTGTCTATCTCGGCTTCAGCGTGCTCAGCGGACATTTCCGCAAAGACCTGGCGCCAAAGCCTCATGAGATCTCGCCGCGCCACCTCGGCCGCGAAATCCTCGACCACGCTCGGCTCCGCTTTCCAGAAGGCGAGGAGGCCAGGCACTACAACGCGCTTCAAAAGCTCACCTATCTCACCGTTATTGTCGTCCTCCTGCCTCTGATGGTTTTGACAGGCCTGACCATGTCACCGGGCGTCGATGCCGCTCTGCCCGCCTTGATCGAGATTTTTGGCGGACGTCAGTCCGCGCGCACCATCCACTTCATCACAGCGTCGGCGCTTGTCATCTTCGTTGTCGTGCATGTGGCAATGGTAGTCCTGTCCGGGACCTGGAACAACATCCGCTCGATGATCACCGGACGCTATGCGATCCAGGAGAAAGGCCCGAAATCATGA
- a CDS encoding AraC family transcriptional regulator: protein MNCKMSPSTHDQSAALAGQLAPRHGYNQTGLGCVRILRTEAVLNDIPVLYKPGAVFVLQGSKHGILDGEIYLYDEHHYLAVSVPVPFRMTSTASPRRPLLAVYLEFDMQMAAEIATQLEKLAGPASVKPKGLFSSRMDSTIEDVLLRLLTVLGSPVEVAVLGGSILRELHYRVMSGPQGGAVIAALQRKGTSGKLVESLAWLRKNYGSEITVADLARAVGMSVPSYHVHFKELTGSSPMQYVKAMRLHEARLMIARQTATIAEVAASVGYVSPAQFSRDFRRHFGRTASEEAKWVRHHLGEQV from the coding sequence ATGAACTGTAAAATGTCGCCCTCTACACATGACCAGTCTGCCGCCTTGGCCGGACAACTCGCTCCTCGTCATGGCTACAACCAGACCGGGCTCGGTTGTGTCCGCATCCTACGCACGGAAGCAGTGCTGAATGACATTCCGGTTCTTTATAAGCCGGGCGCCGTGTTCGTATTGCAGGGGAGCAAACACGGAATTCTGGACGGGGAAATCTACCTCTATGACGAGCACCACTATCTTGCCGTTTCGGTGCCCGTCCCCTTTAGGATGACATCTACAGCCAGTCCACGGCGGCCACTGCTCGCGGTCTATTTAGAGTTCGACATGCAGATGGCGGCCGAGATCGCCACGCAGCTCGAAAAGCTCGCGGGTCCTGCAAGCGTCAAGCCAAAAGGGCTCTTCTCGAGTAGGATGGACAGCACTATCGAAGACGTCCTGCTGCGCTTGCTGACGGTGCTCGGCAGTCCGGTTGAGGTCGCCGTCCTTGGCGGCTCCATCCTGCGTGAGTTGCATTACCGGGTCATGTCAGGGCCGCAGGGCGGCGCAGTGATCGCCGCCCTGCAGCGGAAAGGGACGTCGGGAAAACTGGTCGAGAGCCTGGCATGGCTGCGCAAAAACTACGGCTCTGAAATCACCGTCGCGGACCTTGCCAGAGCGGTGGGCATGAGCGTTCCTTCCTACCATGTCCATTTCAAGGAGCTGACAGGCTCAAGTCCGATGCAATACGTGAAGGCGATGCGGCTCCATGAAGCGAGACTGATGATCGCCCGCCAGACGGCGACAATTGCAGAGGTGGCGGCGTCAGTGGGCTATGTCAGCCCGGCGCAATTCAGCCGCGACTTCAGACGGCATTTCGGGCGTACCGCATCGGAAGAAGCGAAGTGGGTCAGGCATCACCTGGGCGAACAGGTTTGA
- a CDS encoding molybdopterin-binding protein, which translates to MSKLFTRRRFLIGGTLGASALTLSGCDLLDQNADVAKVLRSAEHLTIKAQRLLQGRDSLAREFDEKDISPSFRVNGTSAPDSDEYAELLEGKFANWRLKIDGLVDRPQTFSLAGLKALPFRTQITRHDCVEGWSAIGKWKGVPLSHLLRLTGVKPTARYVVLHCADELEKTLDGSGRYYESIDLIDAAHPQTILAYQMNGQDLSVGHGAPLRLRVERQLGYKQAKYIMRIELVDSFAGLWGGNGGYWEDRGYEWYAGI; encoded by the coding sequence ATGAGCAAGCTTTTCACCCGACGCCGCTTTCTCATCGGCGGCACGCTCGGGGCCAGCGCCCTTACTCTCTCGGGTTGCGACCTCTTGGACCAGAACGCAGACGTCGCAAAAGTCCTTCGCTCAGCTGAGCATCTGACCATAAAAGCCCAAAGACTGCTTCAGGGGCGCGATTCACTGGCGCGCGAGTTTGACGAAAAGGACATTTCCCCCTCCTTCCGTGTCAATGGAACGAGTGCTCCCGACAGCGATGAATATGCGGAGCTGCTGGAAGGCAAGTTCGCAAACTGGCGACTGAAGATCGACGGTCTTGTTGATCGACCTCAGACGTTTTCACTCGCTGGTCTGAAGGCGCTTCCTTTCCGCACCCAGATTACCCGCCATGACTGCGTCGAAGGCTGGAGTGCGATCGGTAAATGGAAAGGCGTCCCGCTCTCCCACCTGTTGCGCCTCACCGGGGTCAAGCCAACGGCGCGCTACGTCGTATTGCATTGTGCCGACGAACTCGAAAAGACGCTCGACGGAAGCGGTCGTTACTATGAGAGCATTGATCTCATCGATGCGGCCCATCCTCAAACCATCCTCGCCTACCAGATGAACGGCCAGGATCTCAGCGTCGGCCACGGCGCGCCCTTGCGCCTCAGGGTCGAGCGACAACTTGGCTACAAACAGGCAAAATACATCATGCGCATCGAACTGGTCGACAGCTTCGCCGGGCTGTGGGGTGGGAACGGCGGCTATTGGGAAGACCGTGGCTACGAGTGGTACGCCGGCATCTGA
- a CDS encoding chorismate mutase, which translates to MMTDDVAQQLASYRRTIDNLDSALLYILAERFRCTEHVGHLKAEQALPAVDNERERRQLDRVMSIANDVGLSRHFVEGLMTMIVGAVVERHREIAASK; encoded by the coding sequence ATGATGACAGATGATGTGGCACAGCAACTCGCTTCCTACCGGAGGACCATCGACAATTTGGATTCCGCTCTCCTCTATATTCTGGCCGAACGCTTTCGCTGTACCGAGCATGTCGGCCACTTGAAAGCCGAACAGGCGTTGCCGGCGGTCGATAATGAGCGAGAGCGACGCCAATTGGATCGAGTGATGAGTATCGCCAATGACGTTGGCCTCAGTCGGCACTTCGTCGAAGGGCTGATGACAATGATCGTGGGCGCTGTGGTGGAGCGGCACAGGGAGATTGCGGCCAGCAAGTAA
- a CDS encoding L,D-transpeptidase — protein sequence MRVSFDTSSSCHSLLSLSAMAAVSALAGCVSTPGTGRMVGRQSTPLQEPIGSVHIAPAPTDAELAVMYGPTEDGGFLIPAVPYKQIDPRYYLQQVLDPTGEAPGTIVVDTPSRFLCLVQPGGTAMRYGVGIGRDGFAWQGNGIIQWRQKWPRWKPPNEMVARQPELAKYSIENGGMEPGLKNLLGARALYIFSGGHDTLYRLHGNPQWRSIGKAVSSGYVRLLNQDIIDLYERVPIKAPIVVKQ from the coding sequence ATGAGGGTGAGCTTTGATACCTCGTCATCCTGCCACAGCCTCCTGTCGCTTTCGGCGATGGCTGCGGTCTCGGCCCTGGCAGGGTGCGTCTCCACCCCCGGCACGGGCCGGATGGTGGGGCGACAGTCGACGCCTCTCCAGGAACCGATCGGCTCTGTCCACATCGCTCCTGCGCCGACAGATGCCGAACTGGCTGTCATGTACGGTCCTACCGAGGATGGCGGCTTTCTAATCCCGGCGGTTCCCTACAAGCAGATCGATCCGCGCTACTATCTCCAGCAGGTCCTCGACCCGACTGGCGAGGCGCCCGGCACGATCGTCGTCGACACCCCCTCCCGCTTCCTCTGTCTCGTCCAGCCGGGCGGGACCGCGATGCGCTATGGTGTCGGGATCGGGCGCGATGGCTTTGCCTGGCAGGGCAACGGCATCATTCAGTGGCGTCAGAAATGGCCGCGTTGGAAGCCGCCGAACGAGATGGTCGCCCGCCAGCCGGAATTGGCCAAATATTCGATCGAAAATGGCGGCATGGAGCCGGGCCTGAAAAATTTGCTGGGTGCGCGAGCGCTGTACATCTTCTCCGGTGGCCACGACACACTCTATCGTCTGCACGGCAATCCGCAATGGCGCTCGATTGGCAAGGCAGTTTCTTCCGGATATGTGCGCCTGCTCAACCAGGACATTATCGACCTCTATGAACGCGTGCCGATTAAGGCTCCAATTGTCGTCAAGCAGTAA
- a CDS encoding TetR/AcrR family transcriptional regulator, producing the protein MSNLSTTSDDILASTRHLLISGGYNGFSYADISEIVGIRKASIHHHFPSKVDLVRELVKRYREDGQASVAILEQKVPNALDILKTYANHWAACIEDASRPYCVCAMLASELPSLPTEVATEVTNFFRFISSWLTSVMERGSKQGELSLTSAPHVEAETFLATIYGAMLSARANGKPEVFSMILEPALDRLTPTVSH; encoded by the coding sequence ATGAGTAATCTTTCGACCACCTCGGACGACATTCTGGCGTCCACCCGACACCTTCTGATAAGCGGCGGCTACAATGGCTTCAGCTACGCCGATATCTCGGAGATTGTTGGTATCCGCAAGGCCAGCATCCATCATCATTTTCCCAGCAAGGTCGATCTGGTGCGTGAGCTGGTTAAGCGTTATCGAGAGGATGGCCAGGCAAGCGTGGCAATCCTTGAGCAGAAGGTTCCGAATGCTCTGGACATCCTCAAGACTTATGCAAACCACTGGGCCGCATGCATTGAGGATGCCAGCAGACCCTATTGTGTCTGTGCTATGCTTGCCAGTGAACTGCCATCCCTCCCGACGGAAGTCGCAACGGAGGTGACGAACTTTTTTCGCTTCATCTCCTCGTGGCTGACTTCGGTCATGGAACGCGGTTCCAAGCAGGGCGAACTGAGTCTTACCAGTGCGCCGCATGTTGAAGCCGAAACATTTCTGGCCACCATATACGGGGCAATGCTTTCGGCGAGAGCCAATGGGAAGCCGGAAGTGTTCTCAATGATACTTGAACCTGCCCTCGATCGTCTCACGCCGACGGTTTCTCACTAA
- a CDS encoding oxidoreductase, with translation MSGKTFFITGANSGFGLAIATAAIEAGHTVIGTIRSEASREALAKTLPELRPVLCDVTDFDRVPVAVRRAEEEHGPVDVLINNAGYGHEGVLEESPIEEMRRQFDVNVFGAVAVAKAFLPRFRERRSGFIVNVTSMGGMITMPGIAYYCGSKFALQGISEVMRSEMAPFGVHVTTLCPGSFRTDWAGRSMVRTERSIADYDTLFDPIREARQAVSGKQLGNPQKLADAVLTLIESENPPPQLLLGSDALRHVTARIERLTQEIEAWKSVTVSTDG, from the coding sequence ATGTCGGGCAAAACGTTTTTCATAACAGGGGCGAACTCAGGTTTTGGGCTGGCGATCGCCACTGCTGCAATCGAAGCCGGTCATACCGTCATCGGGACCATCCGCTCCGAAGCCTCGCGCGAAGCGCTGGCAAAGACCCTCCCGGAACTGCGCCCGGTCCTCTGCGACGTCACCGATTTTGATCGTGTTCCGGTCGCGGTGCGGCGAGCGGAGGAAGAGCATGGCCCAGTCGATGTGCTGATCAACAATGCCGGATATGGGCACGAGGGTGTGCTTGAGGAATCGCCGATCGAGGAGATGCGCCGCCAGTTCGACGTGAATGTGTTTGGCGCCGTTGCAGTCGCCAAGGCGTTCCTCCCGAGGTTCCGTGAGCGCCGAAGCGGCTTTATCGTCAACGTCACGTCGATGGGAGGCATGATCACCATGCCCGGCATCGCCTATTACTGCGGCAGCAAGTTCGCGTTGCAGGGTATTTCAGAGGTCATGCGGTCGGAAATGGCGCCGTTTGGTGTGCACGTAACAACCCTTTGCCCCGGCTCGTTCCGGACGGACTGGGCAGGCCGTTCTATGGTCCGCACAGAGCGTTCCATTGCTGACTATGATACCCTGTTTGATCCGATCCGCGAGGCGCGTCAGGCAGTGAGCGGCAAGCAGCTCGGAAATCCGCAAAAGCTCGCCGACGCGGTGCTGACCCTCATCGAATCTGAAAATCCCCCGCCGCAACTTCTCCTTGGCAGCGACGCGCTTAGACATGTAACGGCGCGGATCGAACGCCTGACCCAGGAAATCGAAGCTTGGAAGAGCGTGACTGTTTCCACAGACGGCTAA
- a CDS encoding oxidoreductase, whose translation MKTWFITGCSSGFGQRLAIAAAQRGDQVVATARNVNSIEEMAEPFGGRMITLPLDVTDVAAVKAAVAKAVETFGGFDVLINNAGYGLFGALEEGTPEEYRPMFEVNVFGLIETTRAALPTLRRSGGMIVNMSSGAGIAGSGGAAYYNAAKFAVEGVSEALAGELKPFGIRVLIVEPGPFRTDFLGRSITMAANEMPEYAASSRRHYRETNNGNQAGDPDKAVAVILQAVDADNAPLHLPLGPVAHSIAERKLASFRRDIDTWRDISIATDFDQP comes from the coding sequence ATGAAAACATGGTTCATCACAGGCTGCTCGAGCGGCTTCGGACAACGGCTGGCGATCGCTGCGGCACAGCGAGGCGATCAGGTTGTCGCAACTGCCCGCAACGTCAACTCGATCGAAGAAATGGCTGAGCCTTTCGGCGGCCGCATGATCACCTTGCCGCTCGACGTGACGGATGTGGCGGCAGTCAAAGCCGCAGTCGCTAAGGCGGTCGAGACATTCGGCGGCTTTGACGTCCTCATCAACAATGCCGGCTACGGATTGTTTGGCGCGCTCGAGGAAGGCACGCCGGAAGAATATCGACCGATGTTCGAGGTGAACGTTTTCGGTCTTATCGAAACCACCAGAGCAGCGCTGCCGACCTTGCGACGTTCGGGCGGAATGATCGTCAATATGTCGTCCGGCGCAGGGATCGCGGGCAGCGGCGGCGCAGCATACTACAATGCCGCCAAGTTTGCGGTCGAAGGGGTTTCCGAGGCGCTCGCCGGTGAGCTGAAGCCGTTCGGCATCCGTGTGCTGATCGTCGAGCCTGGCCCGTTTCGCACCGATTTCCTCGGCCGTTCGATCACGATGGCGGCCAACGAGATGCCGGAATACGCCGCGAGTTCGCGCAGGCACTATCGGGAAACCAACAACGGCAATCAAGCAGGGGATCCCGACAAGGCGGTTGCAGTGATCCTGCAGGCGGTCGACGCCGATAATGCCCCGCTTCATCTGCCGCTTGGGCCCGTCGCGCATTCAATCGCTGAGCGAAAGCTGGCTTCGTTTCGCCGCGATATCGACACCTGGCGCGACATCTCGATTGCCACCGATTTCGATCAGCCCTGA
- a CDS encoding alpha/beta fold hydrolase has protein sequence MIPTLKGFTQQLVPVNGIKINAVTGGSGPPILLLHGWPETWWEWHHVMPLLAEQFSVVAIDLRGAGFSECPLDGYDKATMARDAHEVMIALGHQRYAVCGHDIGGMVALPQAAIYRDAVTHLAVLDVPLPGWSQWEATTAKIWHFAFHANRDLPERLIYGREHDYVSTFMAERFYDHSTFNPEDIDIYAKAMALPGRTRGGMEWYRTLTADHAAALEYKKQPLRIPVLGLGGEQRFGAHMVAMLREFATDVTGGSIARCSHYVADERPDEVAAALIDFLKAK, from the coding sequence ATGATCCCAACATTGAAAGGGTTTACCCAGCAATTGGTGCCGGTGAACGGCATCAAGATCAATGCCGTCACGGGCGGCTCCGGCCCCCCGATCCTTCTGCTTCACGGTTGGCCGGAAACATGGTGGGAATGGCACCATGTGATGCCGCTGCTGGCGGAGCAGTTCAGCGTGGTGGCGATTGATCTACGCGGCGCAGGCTTTTCCGAATGCCCGCTTGACGGCTACGACAAGGCGACGATGGCGCGCGACGCGCATGAGGTCATGATTGCCCTTGGGCATCAACGTTATGCCGTATGCGGCCATGATATCGGCGGAATGGTAGCGCTTCCGCAGGCCGCTATCTATCGAGATGCAGTTACTCACCTTGCCGTCCTCGATGTTCCGCTTCCTGGCTGGAGCCAGTGGGAGGCGACGACGGCAAAGATCTGGCACTTCGCGTTCCATGCTAATCGGGATCTGCCGGAACGCCTGATTTATGGCCGCGAACATGACTATGTTTCGACATTCATGGCGGAGCGGTTTTACGATCACAGCACCTTTAATCCTGAAGATATCGACATTTATGCGAAAGCAATGGCACTTCCTGGTCGCACGCGCGGTGGCATGGAATGGTACCGCACACTGACCGCCGACCATGCGGCCGCGCTTGAATACAAAAAACAACCGCTCCGGATTCCGGTTTTAGGTCTCGGCGGCGAGCAGCGTTTCGGTGCTCATATGGTCGCGATGCTCAGGGAGTTCGCCACAGATGTAACTGGCGGCTCGATTGCCCGCTGCAGTCACTATGTGGCGGACGAGCGCCCGGATGAAGTGGCCGCTGCTCTCATCGATTTCCTCAAGGCCAAGTGA
- a CDS encoding aspartate/glutamate racemase family protein gives MKTIGILGGMSATSTQIYYRELCRLTRESLGGLHSPELLIRSVDFDEIEKLQASSDWDAAGRILNEHAIALQRGGADLLILATNTMHKVADKIVGGVSIPFVHIADATATAILDRGFRRPGLMATAFTMEQTFYTDRLIAQGLSPTIPEADDRTETHRIIYEELCRDIVREESRLTYERIAQRLVDKGCDCLILGCTEVGMLLNQDNVGVPVFDTTLIHCKAALQAALQ, from the coding sequence TTGAAGACCATCGGCATACTTGGCGGAATGTCCGCGACGTCAACCCAGATTTATTACCGAGAACTCTGCAGGCTCACCCGCGAGAGCCTGGGAGGACTCCATTCTCCCGAGCTTCTCATACGGTCTGTCGACTTCGACGAAATCGAAAAGTTGCAGGCATCCTCCGATTGGGACGCGGCAGGCCGAATCCTCAATGAACATGCTATCGCGCTGCAGCGCGGAGGTGCCGACCTCCTCATCCTGGCGACGAATACCATGCACAAAGTGGCGGACAAGATCGTGGGCGGGGTGTCGATCCCGTTCGTGCACATCGCGGACGCGACTGCAACCGCTATCCTGGACCGCGGTTTCCGGAGACCGGGTTTGATGGCAACGGCCTTCACCATGGAGCAGACCTTCTACACCGACCGCCTCATCGCTCAGGGGCTGTCGCCAACGATCCCTGAAGCTGATGATCGAACAGAAACCCATCGCATTATCTATGAAGAGCTGTGCCGCGACATCGTTCGCGAGGAGAGCCGCTTGACCTATGAACGGATTGCGCAGCGTCTGGTTGACAAAGGCTGCGACTGTCTTATCCTCGGCTGTACCGAGGTGGGAATGCTGTTAAACCAGGATAACGTAGGCGTTCCCGTCTTCGACACGACCCTCATTCATTGCAAAGCCGCCCTTCAAGCCGCTTTACAATGA
- a CDS encoding VOC family protein: MTAPVIRGVNHIGITVPDIEAAKSFLVEAFGGQVIYQSFGPQDPARQGPEFERATGAYAGTVVRAQAMVKIGTGPDIELFEMHGPKQAQPVTPSDFGITHFGVYTDDIDASVQRFEKAGGTALTAPRAIPYATEKGPGNRVCYCRAPWGTMIEFITTPDRMAYHDQTDLRRWQDEE; encoded by the coding sequence ATGACCGCACCTGTCATTCGCGGCGTCAATCACATCGGCATCACGGTGCCTGACATCGAAGCGGCAAAATCGTTCCTGGTGGAAGCCTTTGGCGGCCAGGTGATCTACCAATCGTTCGGGCCGCAGGATCCGGCCAGGCAAGGACCCGAGTTCGAGCGGGCCACTGGTGCTTACGCGGGAACGGTTGTGCGTGCGCAGGCGATGGTCAAGATCGGAACCGGGCCTGACATCGAGCTCTTTGAAATGCACGGCCCCAAACAAGCGCAACCGGTTACACCGAGCGACTTCGGCATCACGCATTTTGGTGTCTATACCGACGACATCGATGCATCGGTACAGCGCTTTGAGAAGGCTGGCGGAACAGCCCTTACGGCACCACGAGCTATTCCCTACGCAACCGAAAAAGGTCCTGGAAACAGGGTCTGCTATTGCCGAGCGCCGTGGGGCACGATGATTGAGTTTATCACCACGCCTGATCGCATGGCCTATCATGACCAGACGGATCTGCGCAGATGGCAGGATGAGGAATGA
- a CDS encoding DUF308 domain-containing protein: MSNNQTSRAARGNDQWLKQYYFTRAAFSSLWVATALTAGQHSFAVAAALLIIYPAWDAVANVIDAARSGGLAANRSQAINVAASSVMTIAVVLALTMNMNWVLGAFGLWAIFSGLLQLGTAVRRWRTSGGQWVMILSGAQSSVAGALFIFQAQRPQEPSIATVAGYAGVGAFYFLVSAIWLTIALSRRSMHPIS; encoded by the coding sequence ATGTCGAACAACCAGACCTCCCGTGCCGCGCGCGGCAACGACCAGTGGCTCAAGCAGTATTACTTTACCAGAGCGGCCTTCTCATCGCTGTGGGTCGCGACTGCGTTGACGGCAGGACAACATTCCTTTGCGGTGGCTGCCGCACTGCTGATCATTTACCCCGCTTGGGATGCAGTCGCCAACGTTATCGATGCCGCGAGGAGCGGTGGTCTTGCCGCCAACCGGAGCCAAGCGATCAACGTCGCCGCGAGCTCGGTTATGACGATAGCCGTGGTTCTGGCGTTGACAATGAACATGAACTGGGTTCTCGGCGCCTTCGGTCTATGGGCGATCTTTTCAGGGCTGTTGCAGCTTGGAACTGCCGTGCGGCGCTGGAGAACGAGTGGAGGTCAGTGGGTGATGATTTTGAGCGGAGCCCAATCCTCTGTGGCCGGTGCTCTCTTCATCTTTCAGGCGCAAAGGCCTCAGGAGCCTTCTATCGCCACGGTTGCGGGCTACGCTGGCGTCGGCGCATTCTACTTCCTGGTTTCGGCAATTTGGCTGACGATCGCCCTGTCGCGTCGCAGTATGCATCCCATCTCATAA
- a CDS encoding LysR family transcriptional regulator — protein MEWSDVKIFLAIARSGTLGGAARALHTSHPTVGRRLRALEDAIGHTLFQRTADGLVLTEEGHGIIALAEQMEEGALAMERRLAGQEQNLKGNLRISSADWFGAYVLPPIVADFSKAYPNVDVEILTGTRLFNLAQREADVAFRIVPFDTADVIQRRLFRLEYGVYIAEESPDPKYGDGTGFRLITHDTSTGQFPDIAWLAESFPNARPVLRSNNRNVQGRMCRQGVGIAVLPRAVGNQIPGIRRLELPKHPPARDIWMGYHRDLRRLQRLRAFISAVSDHITNAPAW, from the coding sequence GTGGAGTGGAGCGACGTAAAAATCTTCCTTGCGATTGCGCGATCCGGCACGCTCGGCGGTGCTGCGCGTGCTCTTCATACAAGCCATCCGACCGTCGGCAGACGGCTGCGTGCCCTTGAGGATGCCATCGGCCACACGCTCTTCCAGCGGACCGCGGACGGTCTCGTGCTTACCGAGGAGGGCCATGGGATCATCGCCCTGGCAGAGCAGATGGAAGAAGGCGCGCTGGCCATGGAGCGCCGGCTCGCCGGGCAGGAGCAAAACCTCAAAGGCAATCTGCGCATCTCATCGGCAGACTGGTTCGGGGCCTATGTCCTGCCTCCCATCGTGGCGGATTTCTCGAAAGCCTACCCCAATGTAGACGTCGAGATCCTGACGGGCACCCGCCTGTTCAACCTCGCCCAAAGAGAGGCCGACGTTGCCTTTCGCATCGTTCCGTTCGACACTGCCGATGTCATTCAGCGGCGGCTCTTCAGGCTCGAATACGGCGTCTACATCGCCGAGGAGTCGCCTGACCCTAAATATGGCGACGGGACTGGTTTCCGTCTGATCACCCACGACACTTCGACAGGGCAATTCCCCGACATAGCCTGGCTCGCCGAGAGTTTTCCGAACGCGAGACCCGTTCTGCGATCAAACAACCGAAACGTTCAGGGGCGAATGTGCAGGCAGGGCGTTGGGATCGCCGTCCTGCCCCGCGCGGTAGGCAATCAAATCCCGGGTATCCGCAGACTAGAACTACCCAAGCACCCGCCGGCGCGAGACATCTGGATGGGATATCACCGCGACCTGCGACGTCTTCAGCGTCTTCGGGCGTTTATCTCGGCCGTCTCGGACCACATCACAAATGCCCCTGCATGGTAA
- a CDS encoding SDR family oxidoreductase, whose translation MNNISTLPLAGKRALVTGAARGIGAAIALKLAEDGADVAITYEKSVEKAEALVAEIRAMGRKAIAIHADAARTEAARSTVEQTVARLGSLDILVNNAGVLFASDFSTQPLEEIDLQLNVNVRGVFLITQAALKYIPNGGRIISTGSNAGLAVPFAGIAVYAATKSALESFTRGLARELGSREITVNLVRPGPIDTDMNPADGALAAAILPNLSIARYGKTSEVAEAVAFLAGPGAAYITGSGILVDGGISA comes from the coding sequence ATGAACAACATCTCCACACTACCTCTTGCCGGCAAGCGCGCGCTGGTCACCGGTGCGGCACGCGGTATCGGTGCGGCAATTGCGCTGAAACTGGCCGAGGACGGTGCCGACGTTGCGATCACCTATGAGAAGTCGGTCGAGAAAGCGGAAGCCCTCGTTGCTGAGATCCGCGCCATGGGTCGCAAAGCGATCGCCATCCATGCCGATGCCGCGCGTACAGAAGCGGCAAGGTCCACTGTCGAGCAGACCGTCGCCCGCCTCGGCAGCCTTGATATTCTGGTCAATAATGCCGGCGTCCTTTTCGCAAGTGATTTTTCCACGCAGCCACTTGAGGAGATTGATCTGCAGCTGAACGTCAATGTTCGCGGTGTCTTTCTGATCACCCAGGCAGCGCTGAAATATATTCCCAACGGAGGTCGCATCATCAGTACCGGCAGCAACGCGGGTCTGGCTGTGCCGTTCGCGGGGATCGCGGTCTATGCCGCGACCAAGTCTGCGCTGGAAAGCTTCACGCGCGGCCTCGCACGTGAGTTGGGCTCTCGGGAAATTACGGTCAATCTGGTTCGACCAGGTCCGATTGATACTGACATGAACCCTGCCGATGGCGCGCTCGCAGCCGCTATCCTGCCAAACCTCTCGATTGCTCGATACGGTAAAACCAGTGAAGTCGCAGAGGCCGTCGCCTTTCTCGCGGGGCCCGGTGCAGCCTACATCACCGGCTCAGGCATTCTCGTCGATGGCGGCATCAGTGCCTGA